One genomic segment of Deinococcus gobiensis I-0 includes these proteins:
- a CDS encoding ParA family protein: MSALEWAAAGPDLLPCTVISIQDLEDTDLSDYGYVILDTKAGEESSDLLALARTVDLLIVPTKPDALSLRALVKTLAPLIEEGIENYRVLIVDVPPAPSTDGHEARVALMDEGVPVFARDVRRASAFNKAALAGTPVRAVRGDQRAKLASMDYELVLREILKGVPA, from the coding sequence ATGAGTGCCCTGGAATGGGCGGCGGCTGGCCCAGACCTGCTCCCGTGCACCGTGATCTCGATTCAGGATCTGGAAGACACGGATCTGAGTGACTACGGTTACGTGATCCTCGATACGAAGGCCGGCGAAGAGTCGTCTGATCTCCTGGCCCTGGCCCGCACCGTCGATCTCCTGATCGTCCCCACGAAGCCGGACGCGCTGAGCCTGCGCGCCCTGGTCAAGACCCTGGCGCCCCTGATCGAGGAGGGCATTGAGAACTACCGCGTCCTGATCGTCGATGTGCCCCCAGCCCCGAGCACGGACGGGCACGAGGCGCGGGTCGCCCTGATGGATGAGGGGGTACCTGTATTCGCGCGTGACGTCCGCCGGGCCTCGGCCTTCAACAAGGCGGCGCTCGCGGGAACACCCGTACGGGCAGTCCGGGGTGACCAGCGCGCCAAGTTGGCGAGCATGGACTACGAACTGGTCCTGCGCGAAATCCTGAAGGGCGTGCCCGCATGA
- a CDS encoding ParA family protein, whose product MYRIAVANDKGGVGKTTTSVSLATLFAEKAPHPPGGCRRENHECPGMGGGWPRPAPVHRDLDSGSGRHGSE is encoded by the coding sequence ATGTACAGAATCGCTGTCGCCAACGACAAGGGCGGTGTGGGCAAAACCACCACGTCGGTCAGCCTTGCCACCCTTTTTGCCGAGAAGGCCCCCCACCCTCCTGGTGGATGCCGACGAGAAAACCATGAGTGCCCTGGAATGGGCGGCGGCTGGCCCAGACCTGCTCCCGTGCACCGTGATCTCGATTCAGGATCTGGAAGACACGGATCTGAGTGA